A stretch of Rhinopithecus roxellana isolate Shanxi Qingling chromosome 12, ASM756505v1, whole genome shotgun sequence DNA encodes these proteins:
- the FCN3 gene encoding ficolin-3 isoform X2: MGLLWILPSLWLLLLGGPACLKTQEHPSCPGQPGPPGKMGPKGEPGDPANLLRCQKGPRNCRELLSHGATLSGWYHLCLPEGRALPVFCDMDTEEGGWLVFQRRQHGSVDFFRPWSSYKAGFGNQESEFWLGNENLHQLTLQGTWELRVELEDFNGNRTFAHYATFRLLGEVDHYQLVLGKFSKGTAGDSLSFHSGRPFTTYDADHDSSGSNCAVIVHGAWWYASCYRSNLNGHYAMSEAAAHKYGIDWASGRGVGHPYRRVRMMLR; encoded by the exons ATGGGTCTACTGTGGATCCTGCCTTCCCTGTGGCTCCTCCTGCTTGGGGGGCCTGCCTGCCTGAAGACCCAGGAACACCCCAGCTGCCCAG GGCAACCTGGACCACCAGGCAAGATGGGCCCCAAGGGTGAGCCAG GAGATCCAGCAAACCTGCTTCGGTGCCAGAAAG GCCCCAGAAACTGCCGGGAGCTGTTGAGCCATGGCGCCACCTTAAGCGGCTGGTACCATCTGTGCCTACCTGAGGGCAGGGCCCTCCCAGTCTTTTGTGACATGGACACGGAGGAGGGTGGCTGGCTG GTGTTTCAGAGGCGCCAGCATGGTTCTGTGGATTTCTTCCGCCCTTGGTCCTCCTACAAAGCAGGTTTTGGGAACCAAGAGTCTGAATTCTGGCTGGGAAATGAGAATTTGCACCAGCTTACTCTCCAGG GTACCTGGGAGCTGCGGGTAGAGCTGGAAGACTTTAATGGCAACCGTACTTTTGCCCACTATGCGACCTTCCGCCTCCTCGGTGAGGTAGACCACTACCAGCTGGTGCTGGGCAAGTTCTCAAAGGGCACTGCAG GGGATTCCCTGAGCTTCCACAGTGGGAGGCCCTTCACCACCTATGACGCTGACCACGATTCAAGCGGGAGCAACTGTGCTGTGATTGTGCACGGCGCCTGGTGGTATGCATCCTGTTACCGATCAAATCTCAATGGTCACTACGCAATGTCTGAGGCTGCCGCTCACAAATATGGCATTGACTGGGCCTCAGGCCGTGGTGTGGGCCACCCCTACCGCAGGGTTCGGATGATGCTTCGATAG
- the CD164L2 gene encoding CD164 sialomucin-like 2 protein — protein sequence MEAPGPRALRTALCGGCCCLLLCAQLAVAGKGARGFGRGALIRLNIWPAVQGACKQLEVCEHCLEGDRARNLSGCVWEQCWPEEPGHCVAQAEVVKEGCSIYNRSEACPAAHHHPTYEPKTVTTGSPPVPEAHSPGFDGASFLGGVVLVLSLQAVAFFVLRFLKAKDSTYQTL from the exons ATGGAGGCGCCGGGACCCCGCGCCTTGCGGACTGCGCTCTGTGGCGGCTGTTGCTGCCTCCTACTGTGTGCCCAGCTGGCTGTGGCTG GTAAAGGAGCTCGAGGCTTTGGGCGCGGAGCCCTGATCCGCCTGAACATCTGGCCGGCGGTCCAAGGGGCCTGCAAACAGCTGGAGGTCTGTGAGCACTGCCTGGAGGGAGACAGAGCGCGCAATCTCTCCGGCTGCGTGTGGGAGCAGTGCTGGCCAGAGGAGCCAG GACACTGTGTGGCTCAAGCTGAGGTGGTCAAGGAAGGTTGTTCCATCTACAACCGCTCAGAGGCATGTCCAG CTGCTCATCACCACCCCACCTATGAACCGAAGACAGTCACAACAG GAAGCCCCCCAGTCCCTGAGGCCCACAGCCCTGGATTTGACGGGGCCAGCTTTCTCGGAGGTGTAGTGCTGGTGTTGAGCCTACAGGCGGTGGCTTTCTTTGTGCTGCGCTTCCTCAAGGCCAAGGACAGCACCTACCAGACGCTGTGA
- the FCN3 gene encoding ficolin-3 isoform X1, whose product MGLLWILPSLWLLLLGGPACLKTQEHPSCPGPRELEASKVVLLPSCPGAPGSPGEKGAPGPQGQPGPPGKMGPKGEPGDPANLLRCQKGPRNCRELLSHGATLSGWYHLCLPEGRALPVFCDMDTEEGGWLVFQRRQHGSVDFFRPWSSYKAGFGNQESEFWLGNENLHQLTLQGTWELRVELEDFNGNRTFAHYATFRLLGEVDHYQLVLGKFSKGTAGDSLSFHSGRPFTTYDADHDSSGSNCAVIVHGAWWYASCYRSNLNGHYAMSEAAAHKYGIDWASGRGVGHPYRRVRMMLR is encoded by the exons ATGGGTCTACTGTGGATCCTGCCTTCCCTGTGGCTCCTCCTGCTTGGGGGGCCTGCCTGCCTGAAGACCCAGGAACACCCCAGCTGCCCAG GACCCAGGGAACTGGAAGCCAGCAAAGTTGTCCTCCTGCCCAGTTGTCCCGGAGCTCCAGGAAGTCCTGGGGAGAAGGGGGCCCCAGGTCCTCAAG GGCAACCTGGACCACCAGGCAAGATGGGCCCCAAGGGTGAGCCAG GAGATCCAGCAAACCTGCTTCGGTGCCAGAAAG GCCCCAGAAACTGCCGGGAGCTGTTGAGCCATGGCGCCACCTTAAGCGGCTGGTACCATCTGTGCCTACCTGAGGGCAGGGCCCTCCCAGTCTTTTGTGACATGGACACGGAGGAGGGTGGCTGGCTG GTGTTTCAGAGGCGCCAGCATGGTTCTGTGGATTTCTTCCGCCCTTGGTCCTCCTACAAAGCAGGTTTTGGGAACCAAGAGTCTGAATTCTGGCTGGGAAATGAGAATTTGCACCAGCTTACTCTCCAGG GTACCTGGGAGCTGCGGGTAGAGCTGGAAGACTTTAATGGCAACCGTACTTTTGCCCACTATGCGACCTTCCGCCTCCTCGGTGAGGTAGACCACTACCAGCTGGTGCTGGGCAAGTTCTCAAAGGGCACTGCAG GGGATTCCCTGAGCTTCCACAGTGGGAGGCCCTTCACCACCTATGACGCTGACCACGATTCAAGCGGGAGCAACTGTGCTGTGATTGTGCACGGCGCCTGGTGGTATGCATCCTGTTACCGATCAAATCTCAATGGTCACTACGCAATGTCTGAGGCTGCCGCTCACAAATATGGCATTGACTGGGCCTCAGGCCGTGGTGTGGGCCACCCCTACCGCAGGGTTCGGATGATGCTTCGATAG